The following coding sequences are from one Enterococcus sp. 4G2_DIV0659 window:
- a CDS encoding WxL domain-containing protein yields the protein MKKTTLCSIALVAFIGGGALLPSVASAAPKEQKSEGFIKFNEDSDGAELGDPEKPEENIDKPEITDPIKPNEDRGTFSVDAVTELRFGDTHKVGATNDDRKFFAAPVTAKSNGTDIIRGNYVQFTDKRATLNHKYTLTAQMTRPFESKAAGSSAKLKAADITYTNGVVTSTTKDELWPSSEADGSKLVKTIPTFTLAPDATGLGAGDTVTVIDNKSDDRGIGTYYVEFGQYADGSKEKDTSGKSVELRIPSTVNLTAEEYTADITWTLSEI from the coding sequence ATGAAAAAAACAACACTATGTTCCATCGCTCTTGTAGCGTTTATCGGAGGAGGGGCTTTACTACCTTCAGTAGCATCAGCAGCACCAAAGGAACAAAAATCAGAAGGATTCATCAAATTTAACGAGGATAGTGACGGTGCAGAATTAGGAGATCCTGAAAAACCAGAAGAAAATATTGATAAACCAGAGATAACTGATCCAATTAAACCAAATGAAGATCGTGGTACGTTTAGTGTGGATGCAGTAACAGAACTACGCTTTGGCGATACTCACAAAGTTGGTGCAACAAATGATGATAGAAAATTCTTTGCAGCACCAGTTACTGCTAAATCGAATGGTACAGATATTATTCGTGGGAACTATGTTCAATTTACAGATAAACGAGCAACATTGAATCATAAATATACACTAACAGCACAAATGACTCGTCCATTTGAATCCAAGGCTGCAGGTAGCTCAGCGAAATTAAAAGCAGCAGATATTACTTATACAAATGGCGTAGTAACATCGACAACAAAAGATGAATTATGGCCAAGTTCTGAAGCTGATGGGAGTAAGTTAGTAAAAACAATTCCTACATTTACCTTAGCACCAGATGCAACTGGCTTAGGTGCTGGTGATACAGTAACGGTTATTGATAATAAGAGTGATGATCGTGGGATTGGAACGTATTATGTTGAATTTGGTCAATACGCTGACGGATCAAAAGAAAAAGATACAAGTGGGAAATCCGTAGAATTACGAATTCCTTCAACAGTGAACTTGACAGCAGAAGAATATACTGCTGATATCACTTGGACATTGTCAGAGATCTAA
- a CDS encoding WxL domain-containing protein, which translates to MKDKTKITIFFLIIVVLFQSLSYETAAFAEPSTVDGEGKIGFSGKYEQTILDPENPTIEVDPGESPKTDGSLRIDFVPTLNFYKNKISDQGRTYYANAQNFFSDISARGNFIQVTDRRTEPKGWTLQLKQENQFVNTTENSELKGSFLSFDKSWANSAEQSAAPQISKDAIILDNLNTSYDLAKAAKDEGIGTWAIVFGASAENTSNQLATLEPRIDEKQQTVVDTEVQNKPLYLNKAVSLHIPEATQIVSGDYSTVLTWILAELP; encoded by the coding sequence ATGAAGGATAAAACAAAAATAACTATATTTTTTCTCATAATCGTTGTCCTTTTTCAATCGTTGTCTTATGAAACGGCCGCTTTTGCTGAACCATCGACAGTGGATGGAGAAGGAAAAATTGGGTTTTCTGGCAAATATGAGCAAACTATCCTAGATCCGGAAAACCCAACAATTGAAGTAGATCCTGGGGAGAGTCCCAAAACGGATGGTAGCTTAAGAATTGACTTTGTTCCTACTTTAAATTTTTATAAAAATAAAATCTCGGATCAAGGTAGAACCTACTATGCAAACGCGCAGAACTTTTTTTCAGATATTTCTGCGCGAGGGAATTTTATACAGGTAACCGATCGAAGAACAGAGCCTAAAGGTTGGACATTACAATTAAAACAAGAGAATCAATTTGTGAATACTACAGAGAATAGTGAATTAAAAGGAAGCTTTTTATCTTTTGATAAATCTTGGGCTAATTCAGCGGAACAATCAGCGGCTCCCCAGATTTCAAAAGATGCCATTATTCTTGATAATTTGAATACATCATATGACTTAGCTAAAGCAGCTAAAGATGAAGGGATAGGTACATGGGCGATTGTTTTTGGCGCATCCGCAGAAAACACTAGCAATCAGCTAGCGACCTTAGAACCCAGAATAGATGAAAAGCAACAAACAGTGGTCGATACAGAAGTTCAAAATAAACCTTTATATCTAAATAAGGCTGTATCACTGCATATTCCTGAAGCGACTCAGATCGTTTCAGGCGATTACTCAACGGTGCTAACTTGGATTTTAGCCGAGTTACCATAG